From Synechococcus sp. A10-1-5-1, a single genomic window includes:
- the scpB gene encoding SMC-Scp complex subunit ScpB has product MTGETREPIPADSDAIALQPASSNHSLPARLEAILYLKGRALTQGELAEISGASRDEVELGLITLMADYAHRDTALEIRQEGRRYSLQLRDGLGDLVQNLLPVDLSTAALRTLATIAIKKRILQSDLVDLRGSGAYDHIKELLAQNFIERKRQSEGRSFWLSLSEKFHRTFSVKTDELVAQRKAVKPVPASPSVETSNPPAVSDEEWEQAA; this is encoded by the coding sequence ATGACAGGCGAAACCCGGGAGCCGATCCCCGCTGATAGCGATGCCATTGCGCTTCAGCCGGCCAGCAGCAACCACTCCCTCCCCGCCCGTTTAGAGGCGATCCTGTATCTCAAAGGCAGGGCCCTGACCCAGGGGGAGCTGGCTGAAATCTCTGGCGCCAGTCGTGATGAGGTCGAATTGGGCCTGATCACCCTGATGGCCGACTACGCGCATCGGGACACGGCCCTGGAGATTCGCCAGGAGGGCAGGCGCTACAGCCTTCAACTGCGAGACGGCCTGGGGGATTTGGTGCAGAACCTTCTGCCCGTCGATCTCTCCACCGCAGCGCTACGCACCCTGGCCACGATCGCGATCAAGAAGCGGATCCTGCAGTCCGATCTGGTCGATCTGCGCGGATCGGGGGCCTACGACCACATCAAGGAATTGCTGGCTCAGAACTTCATTGAGCGCAAGCGCCAAAGCGAAGGTCGCTCCTTTTGGTTAAGCCTCAGCGAAAAATTCCATCGCACCTTCTCCGTCAAGACCGATGAGCTGGTGGCTCAACGCAAAGCCGTGAAGCCGGTTCCTGCCAGCCCCTCTGTTGAGACCAGCAATCCGCCTGCGGTCAGCGATGAGGAATGGGAACAGGCCGCGTAG
- a CDS encoding YggT family protein, with the protein MSILGDLIGVLIQTLSIYTLVLFVRVLLSWFPNLDWGNPVLSTVSAITDPYLNVFRGLIPPLGGLDLSAIVAFLALQLLQGLLEQSRGYFYPAFF; encoded by the coding sequence ATGTCCATCCTCGGCGATCTGATCGGCGTCCTCATCCAGACCCTCTCGATCTACACGCTGGTCTTGTTTGTCCGGGTGCTGCTGAGCTGGTTCCCCAACCTCGATTGGGGCAACCCTGTGCTTTCGACGGTGAGCGCCATCACCGACCCCTACCTGAATGTTTTCCGGGGACTCATCCCTCCCCTTGGTGGCCTGGACCTCTCCGCAATCGTGGCTTTTCTGGCCCTGCAGTTGCTCCAAGGCTTGTTGGAGCAAAGCCGCGGTTACTTCTATCCAGCGTTCTTCTAA
- a CDS encoding nucleoside triphosphate pyrophosphohydrolase family protein, with amino-acid sequence MDLNAYQQGARQTARYPNVGSNPIYPTLGLCGESGEVADKVKKVLRDRGGEFSAEVRDALKLELGDVLWYVAQLASELDFSLDEIAQSNLDKLASRAARNVISGSGDHR; translated from the coding sequence ATGGATCTCAACGCTTACCAGCAGGGCGCGAGGCAAACGGCGCGCTATCCCAACGTGGGTTCGAACCCCATCTACCCAACCTTGGGTCTGTGCGGAGAGTCCGGCGAGGTGGCCGACAAGGTCAAAAAGGTTCTGCGCGATCGCGGCGGTGAGTTCAGCGCAGAGGTACGGGATGCCCTGAAGCTGGAGCTCGGCGATGTCCTTTGGTATGTCGCTCAGCTGGCGAGCGAGTTGGACTTCAGCCTGGATGAGATTGCGCAGTCCAATCTCGACAAATTGGCCAGTCGCGCCGCCCGTAACGTGATCTCTGGAAGCGGCGACCACCGCTAG
- the pyk gene encoding pyruvate kinase: MALPDLTRRTKIVATIGPATESPEQLRRLIEAGASTFRLNFSHGDHSEHAARITTIRQVAAEMGVHIGILQDLQGPKIRLGRFKDGPITVAKGDSFTLTSRDVECCQTIATVTYDKLADEVVPGSRILLDDGRVEMVVDRVEKPTHTLYCTVTVGGVLSNNKGVNFPDVQLSIRALTDKDRVDLEFGLSQGVDWVALSFVRNPSDMEEIKALIRSHGHNTPVVAKIEKFEAIDQMDSLLPMCDGVMVARGDLGVEMPAEEVPLLQKELIRKCNTLGIPVITATQMLDSMVSCPRPTRAEVSDVANAILDGTDAVMLSNESAVGDYPVEAVATMSQIARRIERDYPSRSSDGQLASTVPNAISHAVSSIASQLEAAAILPLTKSGSTARNVSKFRPSTPILAITSDTKVASQLQLVWGVTPLVVSDMDNAAATFNRAMEVASEANLLKEGDLVIQTAGTFADVSGSTDLVKVSVVGKGTVLNPSIV; the protein is encoded by the coding sequence ATGGCCCTGCCCGATCTCACGCGTCGCACCAAGATCGTGGCAACCATCGGTCCGGCGACTGAATCCCCGGAGCAGCTCCGGCGTCTGATCGAAGCTGGTGCCTCCACCTTCCGGCTGAACTTTTCCCACGGCGATCACAGCGAGCATGCGGCTCGGATCACCACCATCCGCCAAGTTGCGGCTGAGATGGGCGTTCATATCGGGATCCTGCAGGACCTTCAGGGACCGAAAATTCGCCTGGGTCGTTTTAAAGACGGTCCAATCACCGTTGCCAAGGGTGATTCCTTCACCCTGACCTCCAGGGACGTCGAGTGCTGCCAAACCATCGCGACTGTCACCTACGACAAGCTGGCTGATGAGGTCGTTCCCGGCAGCCGAATCTTGCTGGATGACGGCCGGGTGGAGATGGTCGTCGATCGGGTTGAAAAGCCCACCCATACTCTTTATTGCACCGTCACCGTTGGCGGAGTTCTCTCCAACAACAAGGGCGTCAATTTCCCAGACGTTCAACTCTCGATCCGTGCACTGACCGACAAGGACAGGGTGGATCTGGAGTTCGGCCTCAGCCAAGGGGTTGATTGGGTCGCCCTGAGCTTCGTCCGCAATCCATCGGACATGGAGGAGATCAAGGCTCTGATTCGCTCCCACGGCCACAACACACCGGTGGTCGCCAAGATCGAAAAGTTTGAAGCCATCGACCAGATGGATTCGCTGCTTCCGATGTGCGACGGCGTGATGGTGGCTCGTGGTGACCTCGGGGTGGAGATGCCTGCCGAGGAAGTTCCGCTGCTGCAAAAGGAGCTGATTCGCAAGTGCAACACCTTGGGCATTCCGGTGATAACCGCCACCCAGATGCTCGACTCGATGGTGAGCTGCCCAAGACCGACCCGAGCTGAAGTCAGCGACGTAGCTAATGCCATCCTCGATGGCACCGACGCCGTGATGCTCTCCAACGAGAGCGCCGTGGGGGATTACCCGGTCGAGGCAGTGGCCACCATGAGCCAAATTGCCCGTCGGATTGAGCGGGATTACCCCAGCCGCAGCAGCGACGGTCAGTTGGCTTCGACCGTGCCGAACGCCATCTCCCACGCCGTCAGCTCCATTGCCAGCCAGTTGGAGGCGGCCGCCATCCTCCCTCTGACCAAGAGCGGATCCACCGCGCGCAACGTCAGCAAGTTCCGACCCAGTACCCCGATCCTCGCCATCACGAGCGACACGAAAGTCGCCTCCCAACTTCAACTGGTCTGGGGCGTGACACCGCTCGTGGTTTCTGACATGGACAACGCAGCAGCAACGTTTAACCGCGCCATGGAAGTGGCGTCCGAGGCCAACCTGCTTAAAGAAGGTGATCTGGTGATCCAAACCGCCGGTACCTTTGCCGATGTCAGCGGCTCGACCGACCTGGTCAAGGTCAGCGTTGTAGGTAAGGGAACCGTGCTGAACCCGAGCATCGTTTAA
- a CDS encoding ABC transporter permease: MPAKLPMRETVGMALATLRANRLRSLLTMLGIVIGNASVITLVGVGRGAQNLAEGQLNTLGANVLFVVPGNNDSRRRGIDFPKTLVLEDAEAIAEQVPSVRRVVPQITLSAVLQAGAKSASATVSGINPAFLTVRRFEVARGRFIDQRDMDGARNVVVIGPDLKQKLLPSGSAIGQRIRIRNQGFEVIGVMAPKGAVFGQNQDEAAYIPLTTMVSKLSGRDPTYGVSLNFISVEAVDEASTGAAKFQITNLLRQRHNILREDDFAVRSQKDALSIVSTITGGLTLMLGAIGAISLLVGGIGIMNIMLVSVSERTSEIGLRKAIGARSSDVLTQFLVEALVLSTLGGLIGSGLGLSAIAIVAAITPLPAAIGTSSVLVTMGLSGTIGLVFGVLPARRAARLDPITALRSL, from the coding sequence ATGCCCGCCAAGCTGCCCATGCGTGAGACCGTCGGGATGGCCTTGGCCACCCTCAGGGCTAATCGCCTGCGCTCGCTACTCACCATGCTGGGCATCGTGATCGGGAATGCTTCCGTGATCACCTTGGTAGGCGTTGGTCGCGGCGCACAGAACCTCGCTGAAGGTCAGCTGAACACGCTTGGGGCCAATGTCCTGTTCGTGGTTCCAGGCAACAACGACAGCCGCCGGCGCGGCATTGATTTCCCCAAGACCTTGGTTCTTGAGGACGCCGAAGCCATCGCCGAGCAGGTCCCGAGCGTTCGCCGCGTTGTCCCACAGATCACCCTGAGCGCGGTTCTGCAAGCGGGAGCAAAAAGTGCCAGCGCCACCGTCTCTGGAATCAATCCCGCATTTCTGACGGTTCGGCGCTTTGAGGTTGCACGCGGTCGGTTCATCGACCAGCGGGACATGGATGGGGCCCGGAACGTGGTCGTCATCGGCCCCGACCTTAAGCAAAAGCTTCTTCCATCCGGTTCAGCGATCGGACAGCGCATCCGAATACGCAATCAGGGCTTTGAAGTCATCGGGGTGATGGCACCCAAAGGGGCAGTCTTCGGGCAGAACCAAGACGAAGCCGCCTACATCCCCTTGACCACCATGGTCAGCAAACTCTCGGGCCGCGATCCCACCTACGGAGTCAGCCTGAACTTCATCAGCGTGGAGGCCGTCGATGAGGCCAGCACCGGTGCGGCCAAGTTCCAGATCACGAACCTGCTGCGGCAACGACACAACATTCTTCGTGAGGACGACTTTGCGGTTCGCTCCCAAAAAGATGCCCTGTCGATCGTGAGCACCATCACCGGCGGGCTGACCTTGATGCTGGGCGCCATTGGCGCGATCTCGCTCCTGGTTGGTGGCATCGGGATCATGAACATCATGCTGGTCTCGGTCAGTGAGCGAACCTCTGAAATCGGCCTGCGCAAGGCGATTGGAGCGCGGAGCAGTGACGTGCTGACTCAGTTCTTGGTAGAAGCCTTGGTGCTCTCCACCCTGGGGGGATTAATCGGGAGTGGTCTGGGACTTTCGGCCATTGCGATCGTGGCGGCGATCACCCCGCTACCCGCAGCAATTGGCACCAGCAGCGTGCTGGTGACCATGGGCCTCTCGGGAACTATCGGCCTCGTCTTTGGGGTGCTGCCAGCGCGGCGGGCTGCACGACTTGACCCAATTACGGCCCTCCGCAGCCTCTGA
- a CDS encoding DUF1830 domain-containing protein — MVILRCIGPDQFFLERVVFPVEILGFEAPAASEIEIWSHSLGGPELLERFMAEELTTDFEVEWPKSA, encoded by the coding sequence ATGGTGATCCTTCGCTGCATCGGACCCGATCAGTTTTTCTTGGAGCGCGTGGTGTTTCCAGTGGAAATCCTTGGCTTCGAGGCGCCGGCGGCCTCCGAAATCGAGATCTGGAGTCACTCCTTAGGTGGTCCTGAGCTGCTCGAGCGCTTTATGGCCGAAGAGCTCACCACCGATTTCGAGGTTGAGTGGCCGAAATCGGCCTGA
- the ftsH gene encoding ATP-dependent zinc metalloprotease FtsH, whose amino-acid sequence MNQRWRTIVLWVLPIGVAVFLGWQVLGGGFGGVSPSSGTTVAPRNAAVARMSYGRFIDYVDAGRVTAVDIFDGGRTAVVEAVDPDLDNRVQRLRVDLPGLAPELVNNLKEQGISFDIHPPRTAPPALGLLGNLLFPLLLIGGLVLLSRRGGGGMPGGPGQAMQFGKTKARFLMEAETGVMFDDVAGVEEAKQDLQEVVTFLKTPERFTSVGAKIPKGVLLVGPPGTGKTLLAKAIAGEAGVPFFSLSGSEFVEMFVGVGASRVRDLFKRAKENSPCLIFIDEIDAVGRQRGAGVGGGNDEREQTLNQLLTEMDGFEGNSGIIIIAATNRADVLDSALLRPGRFDRQVQVDVPDIKGRLAVLKVHCRDKKLADDVSLEAIARRTPGFSGADLANLLNEAAILTARRRKEATSLAEIDDAVDRIIAGMEGKPLTDGRSKRLIAYHEVGHALVGTLVKAHDPVQKVTLIPRGQAQGLTWFSPDEEQMLVSRAQLRARIMGALGGRAAEDVVFGYAEVTTGAGGDIQQVASIARQMVTRFGMSDLGQCSLDAGSQEVFLGRDLMTRSDGSDATAARVDASVRKIVQSCYEETVKLVSEHRACMDRVVELLIEKESLDGDEFRAIVSEFTTVPEKERFSPLLNTAETASA is encoded by the coding sequence ATGAATCAACGCTGGCGAACGATCGTCCTCTGGGTCCTACCCATTGGCGTCGCCGTCTTTCTCGGCTGGCAAGTGCTGGGCGGTGGTTTCGGTGGGGTGAGTCCTTCTTCCGGAACAACCGTTGCCCCCCGCAACGCTGCCGTGGCTCGAATGAGCTACGGACGCTTCATTGACTACGTCGATGCGGGCCGTGTGACAGCCGTGGACATCTTCGATGGTGGTCGGACCGCCGTCGTCGAAGCCGTTGATCCGGACCTGGACAACCGCGTTCAGCGTCTCCGGGTGGATCTCCCAGGTCTCGCCCCTGAGTTGGTCAACAACCTCAAGGAGCAAGGCATCAGCTTTGACATCCACCCCCCCCGCACGGCGCCTCCGGCACTCGGCCTGCTTGGCAATCTGCTCTTTCCCCTTCTGTTGATTGGTGGTTTAGTGCTGCTGTCTCGCCGTGGTGGCGGCGGCATGCCAGGCGGCCCTGGTCAGGCCATGCAATTTGGCAAGACCAAGGCGCGCTTCCTGATGGAGGCTGAAACCGGTGTGATGTTCGACGACGTCGCCGGTGTTGAGGAAGCCAAGCAAGACCTCCAGGAGGTCGTGACCTTCCTGAAGACCCCTGAACGGTTCACTTCGGTTGGGGCCAAAATCCCCAAAGGCGTGCTGCTGGTGGGCCCTCCTGGTACGGGTAAAACTTTGCTCGCCAAAGCCATTGCAGGCGAAGCTGGCGTTCCGTTCTTCTCCCTCTCCGGCTCGGAGTTCGTGGAGATGTTCGTCGGCGTTGGCGCCAGCCGCGTGCGTGACCTTTTCAAGCGTGCCAAGGAGAACAGCCCCTGTCTGATCTTCATTGACGAGATTGACGCCGTCGGCCGTCAACGTGGTGCAGGTGTCGGTGGTGGCAACGACGAGCGTGAGCAGACCCTCAACCAGTTGCTGACCGAAATGGACGGCTTCGAGGGCAACAGCGGGATCATCATCATCGCGGCGACCAACCGGGCTGATGTTCTTGATTCGGCTCTGCTTCGTCCGGGCCGTTTCGACCGACAGGTCCAAGTCGATGTCCCCGACATCAAGGGTCGACTGGCAGTACTCAAGGTCCACTGCCGCGACAAGAAACTCGCCGATGACGTGAGCCTGGAGGCCATCGCACGACGGACCCCTGGCTTCTCGGGCGCCGACCTAGCCAACCTGCTCAATGAGGCTGCGATTCTCACCGCCCGTCGCCGGAAGGAGGCCACCAGCCTCGCCGAAATCGATGACGCGGTCGATCGCATCATTGCCGGGATGGAGGGCAAGCCTCTGACCGATGGCCGCAGCAAGCGCCTGATCGCTTACCACGAGGTCGGACACGCCCTCGTCGGCACGCTGGTCAAAGCCCACGATCCTGTTCAGAAAGTCACCCTGATTCCCCGCGGCCAAGCTCAGGGACTGACCTGGTTCTCGCCGGATGAGGAGCAGATGCTGGTGAGCCGTGCACAACTGCGCGCCCGCATCATGGGTGCCCTGGGCGGCCGCGCCGCAGAGGATGTGGTCTTCGGTTATGCCGAGGTCACCACCGGTGCAGGCGGTGATATCCAGCAGGTGGCATCCATTGCACGCCAGATGGTCACGCGCTTCGGCATGAGTGATCTAGGTCAATGCTCCCTGGATGCAGGTAGCCAGGAAGTCTTCTTGGGCCGTGATCTGATGACCCGTAGCGATGGTTCTGACGCCACAGCGGCGCGTGTTGACGCCTCCGTTCGCAAGATCGTCCAGAGCTGCTACGAAGAGACCGTCAAGCTCGTCTCCGAGCACCGGGCCTGCATGGATCGGGTCGTGGAACTCCTGATTGAGAAGGAGAGCCTCGATGGCGATGAATTCCGGGCGATCGTCAGCGAATTCACCACCGTCCCTGAGAAGGAGCGTTTTTCTCCTCTGCTCAACACTGCTGAAACGGCTTCGGCCTAA
- a CDS encoding DUF2256 domain-containing protein: MPRGRGQRSGAVGGRGRPPSERPSKLCPVCQRPFQWRKKWASVWEQVIYCSDRCRNQGLDSKKPAG, encoded by the coding sequence ATGCCCCGCGGCCGCGGTCAACGCAGCGGAGCGGTGGGCGGCCGTGGCCGACCACCAAGTGAACGCCCAAGCAAACTCTGTCCTGTTTGTCAGCGCCCATTCCAGTGGCGTAAGAAGTGGGCTTCAGTTTGGGAGCAGGTGATTTACTGCTCCGATCGCTGTCGCAATCAGGGTCTAGACAGCAAAAAGCCCGCGGGTTAA
- the clpP gene encoding ATP-dependent Clp endopeptidase proteolytic subunit ClpP: MIPIVIEESGRGERAFDIYSRLLRERIVFLGEPVTSESANRIVAQLLFLEAEDPEKDIFLYINSPGGSVYDGLGIFDTMQHIKPDVQTVCVGLAASMGAFLLCAGAKGKRSSLTHSRIMIHQPLGGAQGQASDIRIQADEILYLKKKLNQELSDRTGQPLSRIEDDTDRDFFMSPAEAVEYGLIDKVIDKRPVRPV, translated from the coding sequence ATGATCCCGATCGTGATCGAAGAGTCGGGCCGTGGTGAGCGGGCATTCGATATTTATTCCCGTCTTCTGCGGGAGCGCATCGTCTTTTTAGGCGAGCCGGTGACCTCCGAGTCCGCCAACCGGATCGTGGCCCAGCTGCTGTTTTTGGAGGCAGAGGACCCCGAGAAGGACATCTTCCTCTACATCAATTCCCCGGGTGGCTCCGTCTATGACGGCCTGGGCATCTTCGACACGATGCAGCACATCAAGCCCGACGTGCAGACCGTCTGCGTTGGTCTGGCGGCCTCGATGGGTGCCTTCCTGCTTTGTGCTGGCGCCAAGGGCAAGCGCAGCAGCTTGACCCACTCGCGGATCATGATTCACCAGCCCCTGGGTGGTGCCCAGGGCCAGGCCAGTGACATTCGGATCCAGGCCGATGAAATCCTGTATCTCAAGAAGAAGCTGAACCAGGAACTCTCCGATCGCACTGGCCAGCCCCTGAGCCGCATTGAGGACGACACCGACCGGGACTTCTTTATGTCTCCCGCTGAAGCGGTTGAATACGGCTTGATCGACAAGGTGATCGATAAGCGTCCTGTTCGCCCTGTCTGA
- the psb29 gene encoding photosystem II biogenesis protein Psp29 has product MSASLTVADSKRAFHKAFPYVIAPLYRRLVDELLVELHLLSHQKGFHPDGLFAVGLTQVFDSFSNGYKPDTQREPLFLALCSANGFDGEAFRQMAADAATQVGHHSLDEVKGWLSNRGEGAPAPIAGLLQGVQREDFHYSRLVAVGLLSLLQRAQGAEAIDPQALRSAAHEIGEAMGLIKSRVDKDLSLYAGNIEKMTQAVELMEETVAAERRRRERAEAEHESAD; this is encoded by the coding sequence GTGAGTGCGAGCCTCACCGTTGCCGATAGCAAGCGGGCCTTTCACAAGGCATTCCCCTACGTCATTGCCCCGCTCTACCGCCGCTTGGTGGACGAGTTGCTGGTGGAGCTGCACCTCCTGAGCCACCAGAAGGGCTTCCACCCTGATGGGCTGTTCGCAGTGGGGCTGACCCAGGTCTTCGACAGCTTCTCCAACGGCTACAAGCCCGACACTCAACGTGAACCGCTCTTCCTGGCGCTCTGTAGCGCGAACGGTTTCGATGGTGAGGCCTTCCGTCAAATGGCAGCGGATGCCGCCACCCAGGTCGGTCACCACAGCCTCGATGAGGTCAAAGGTTGGCTAAGCAACCGTGGGGAGGGTGCCCCTGCTCCGATTGCCGGCTTGTTGCAGGGTGTCCAAAGGGAAGACTTCCACTACTCCAGGCTGGTTGCCGTCGGTCTGCTCAGCCTTCTCCAACGGGCCCAGGGTGCTGAAGCCATTGATCCTCAGGCACTCCGCAGTGCCGCCCACGAGATTGGCGAAGCGATGGGCTTGATCAAGTCGCGGGTCGACAAGGATCTCAGCCTCTACGCCGGGAACATCGAAAAGATGACCCAGGCGGTGGAACTGATGGAGGAGACCGTGGCCGCTGAGCGTCGTCGCCGTGAACGCGCTGAAGCCGAACACGAGTCGGCGGACTAG
- the cofH gene encoding 7,8-didemethyl-8-hydroxy-5-deazariboflavin synthase subunit CofH, giving the protein MTGEPGVFEPWAWKRSVELLVTAPESSDSQDSVPWTPGLLQPLRAAVRLNPSSPAALAAAEVLMATTNAASLQEQADALRQELVGETVTYVVNRNLNFTNHCVQHCSFCAFRRDAGAAGAYWHGRELLQGKASEAAALGATELCIQGGLNPQARTNGSALTYYAELLEALAEAAPGLHLHAFSPQELLFIAEQDGIPLQAVLERLRDAGLASIPGTAAEVLSEDVRRQLCPEKITARQWCAVILQCHRTGLPSTATLMAGHIETSRDRALHLLTLVALQQEAERSQQRGFSEFVLLPFIGAQAPAALRHRVGRDQPDRAEMLRLTAQCRLLLGPWFPNHQPSWVKLTLSGAAEALRWGCNDLGGTLMEESITSMAGAEGGTCQSVEALRSAALEVGRPVRERTTLYGSLA; this is encoded by the coding sequence GTGACCGGCGAGCCGGGGGTTTTTGAACCTTGGGCCTGGAAGCGTTCCGTCGAGCTGTTGGTCACAGCTCCGGAGTCATCTGATTCTCAGGATTCTGTCCCCTGGACTCCAGGACTGCTCCAGCCCTTGCGGGCGGCCGTTCGGCTGAATCCCTCAAGCCCAGCTGCCTTGGCTGCGGCTGAGGTCCTGATGGCAACGACCAATGCCGCCAGCCTCCAAGAGCAGGCCGATGCCCTGCGGCAAGAGCTGGTGGGTGAGACGGTGACCTACGTGGTGAACCGAAATCTCAATTTCACCAATCACTGTGTACAGCACTGCAGTTTTTGCGCCTTTCGTCGTGATGCCGGTGCAGCTGGTGCCTACTGGCATGGCCGTGAGCTGCTGCAAGGCAAAGCCTCTGAAGCTGCAGCCCTTGGGGCAACCGAACTCTGTATCCAAGGGGGATTGAATCCGCAGGCCCGGACCAATGGTTCGGCCCTCACTTACTACGCCGAGCTTTTGGAGGCCCTGGCCGAGGCAGCACCTGGCTTGCATCTGCATGCGTTTTCACCCCAGGAGCTCCTGTTCATTGCGGAGCAGGACGGGATTCCCCTGCAGGCCGTGCTTGAGCGGCTTCGCGATGCAGGCTTGGCCTCGATCCCGGGCACCGCTGCTGAGGTTTTGAGTGAAGACGTTCGGCGTCAGCTCTGTCCCGAGAAAATCACGGCCCGGCAGTGGTGTGCCGTGATCCTTCAGTGCCATCGCACCGGACTCCCCAGCACCGCCACCTTGATGGCCGGTCACATTGAGACCAGCCGTGACCGTGCTCTTCATCTCCTCACCCTCGTTGCTCTCCAGCAGGAGGCCGAGCGATCCCAGCAGCGTGGTTTTTCCGAGTTTGTTTTGCTCCCCTTTATTGGCGCTCAAGCACCGGCAGCGTTGCGCCATCGCGTGGGACGGGATCAACCGGATCGAGCTGAGATGCTGCGGCTGACAGCTCAGTGTCGACTGCTGTTAGGGCCATGGTTTCCCAACCACCAGCCCAGCTGGGTCAAGCTCACCTTGTCTGGTGCTGCCGAGGCCCTGCGATGGGGCTGCAATGACCTCGGCGGGACGCTGATGGAGGAGAGCATCACCAGCATGGCCGGAGCCGAGGGGGGCACCTGCCAATCGGTTGAGGCCCTCCGTTCAGCTGCGCTTGAAGTGGGTCGGCCGGTGCGAGAGCGCACCACTCTCTACGGATCCTTGGCTTGA
- the petN gene encoding cytochrome b6-f complex subunit PetN, producing the protein MLITVGWAALAAVFTFSIAMVVWGRNGDGTINF; encoded by the coding sequence ATGCTGATCACTGTGGGTTGGGCCGCTCTCGCCGCCGTCTTCACCTTCTCGATCGCCATGGTGGTGTGGGGCCGCAACGGCGACGGCACCATCAACTTCTGA
- the clpS gene encoding ATP-dependent Clp protease adapter ClpS, translating into MQPIRSISSSPGGQAVMERQQVRAPYPTGRVIVLNDDHNTFQHVVDVLVRHIPGMNSDRAWELAHQIDSQGSAVVWSGPLEQAELYHQLLAGEGLTMAPVERG; encoded by the coding sequence ATGCAACCCATCCGCTCCATCAGCTCCTCGCCAGGTGGCCAGGCCGTCATGGAGCGTCAACAGGTGCGGGCCCCTTACCCGACAGGTCGGGTCATCGTTCTCAACGACGACCACAACACCTTCCAGCATGTTGTGGATGTACTGGTGAGACACATTCCTGGCATGAACTCCGACCGTGCTTGGGAGCTGGCCCATCAAATCGACTCCCAAGGTTCTGCTGTGGTCTGGAGTGGGCCTCTGGAGCAGGCAGAGCTGTACCACCAGCTCCTCGCCGGAGAGGGCCTGACCATGGCCCCCGTCGAACGGGGCTGA
- a CDS encoding DUF2103 domain-containing protein, with amino-acid sequence MGRLVITHSTYLEGLIPCLKKLIREPEIDTITPAVISRVKGRAPELRLKVSIPIRGGWKVVARRGSSAQEVFVVTGLSAVELEERIQQVLSR; translated from the coding sequence ATGGGACGGCTGGTCATCACCCACAGCACCTACCTCGAGGGCCTCATTCCCTGCCTCAAGAAGTTGATTCGGGAGCCTGAGATCGACACGATCACTCCGGCGGTCATCTCGCGGGTCAAGGGACGGGCACCAGAGCTGCGCTTGAAGGTCTCGATTCCGATTCGTGGTGGATGGAAAGTGGTCGCGCGACGGGGAAGCAGCGCCCAAGAGGTGTTTGTGGTGACAGGGCTGAGCGCTGTGGAACTGGAAGAGCGGATCCAGCAGGTCCTTTCGAGGTGA
- a CDS encoding DUF1651 domain-containing protein: MPGHGWLQDSVTLATKRFHRDEKSWSQDPMVFVDSGRPFPAQPPLLQSRDHLHRDQAIELWRSLLRRGWVEVSPQWGQELEV; encoded by the coding sequence ATGCCAGGACACGGTTGGCTCCAAGATTCCGTCACGCTCGCGACCAAGCGCTTCCATCGCGACGAAAAAAGTTGGTCGCAAGACCCGATGGTCTTCGTCGATTCAGGGCGACCTTTTCCAGCTCAGCCCCCTTTGCTCCAGTCCCGTGACCACCTCCACCGAGACCAGGCAATTGAGCTTTGGCGGTCTCTCCTGAGGCGAGGTTGGGTTGAGGTGAGCCCCCAATGGGGCCAGGAGCTCGAGGTTTAG